The Candidatus Binatia bacterium genome segment GACGGCCACGAGCGCGAGCGGCAGGACATGGCGGAGCAGCGCCGAGGCGCCGCTCGGCTCCTCGCCGATCGGACGATAGGACGGACTCGAAAGGGGATCGCTCATGGGTTCCTCCTGCCGCGGCCCGCGGAAGGAGTCCGCGGCCCTTCGACGACGGCATCGGCACCGGAGCGGTCCTTCTCGACCGGAACCGATGCTCCCCCACGGGGTAGGAGAGGGCACCCCATGCGTCTCGTCCGCACGCGGCACCCGTCCCGAGCCTTGCGCGCCATCCCCATCGCCCTTCTCGTTTCCCTGGGGGTCGGCCCCCTGGCCGCCGCTCCGGCCGGCGCCTCGTTCCTCACGCGGGACATGAAGAGCCTGGCGAGCCGCCGGACCGCCGACGTTCTGGCCGGCGCCGCGGTGCTCGGGGCGGCCTCGTTCCTGGTCGAGAATGCCGACACCGAAGAGCACGCCCTCGGCCGGGGCGCCGTGGACGTGCCCGCCGATTTCGGCAACATCTACGGAAGCGGCCTCGTGCTCGCCGGCGTCACCGCCGGCCTCACGGGGGCGGGTCTGGTGGAAAAGCACCCCGACTGGGTCCGCGCCGGATCGGAGATGGCGCGCTCGCTCGCCTACACCGGCATCGCGGTGACCGCGCTCAAGGTCGCCGTGCGCCGCACGCGCCCGAACGGCGGAGCCTACTCCTTCCCTTCCGGCCACACGGCCGCCGCCTTCGCGGTGGCGCCCGTGCTGGCGCGCCGGTTCGGATGGCTGGCGGCGCTCCCCGCGTATGCCTTCGCCACGAGCACGGCGCTCGGACGGATGGAGGATCGGAAGCATTACCTGTCGGACGTGGTCGTGGGCGCGGGAATCGGCACGGCGATCGGACTGGCGGTGGCCTCGGCGCGGCACTCCGCGGCCCCGGAGCCCGAGCGCGTGAAGCCGGCACTCGGGCTGGGCGTCGCTCCCGGCGGCCTCTCGCTCGTCGCGACCTTCTGAGCGCGGCGGCCTCACGCCGCGTCGCGCCGGCGCGCCCCCTCCCCTACCCCCGCGAGCGCTCCGTCGCTTCCGCCACCCATTCCGCGATGGTGTCGAACCCCGCAAGGTCCGGAGCGGGATCCCGGGCCTCCGATCCCGGAAGACCCAGGCGCTCCTGCAGCACGCGCTGCCGCGCCAGCTCCT includes the following:
- a CDS encoding phosphatase PAP2 family protein — its product is MRLVRTRHPSRALRAIPIALLVSLGVGPLAAAPAGASFLTRDMKSLASRRTADVLAGAAVLGAASFLVENADTEEHALGRGAVDVPADFGNIYGSGLVLAGVTAGLTGAGLVEKHPDWVRAGSEMARSLAYTGIAVTALKVAVRRTRPNGGAYSFPSGHTAAAFAVAPVLARRFGWLAALPAYAFATSTALGRMEDRKHYLSDVVVGAGIGTAIGLAVASARHSAAPEPERVKPALGLGVAPGGLSLVATF